In the genome of Parus major isolate Abel chromosome 3, Parus_major1.1, whole genome shotgun sequence, the window TGGAGTTTCACATTGACCAAACCCCACAGATTATTCACACAAGTATTCACTCTCTCTGATTTCTTTGGTGACTAGCAAGCTCAGCCAATTATCCTGACCACATCAAACCTGCAGGTGCAAGTACAAGGTGAAGCATTAGAGAAAAGTCACACACAGATGTTCAAATGGAATCAGATACCAGGAATTCTGAAATCCTacaagtgctgctgctccacagaggTGAAGTAGGCAAGTTTGCTTTTCCCACAGCTACCAAATTTTACATTGGTCACAAGTGGCAGCaatccccctctctccccctgaAGATTTATCACTGCTGAAAGTCTGCTGTATGGCACTGAGTCACATAACTATAAACAACTGGACAAACGGAAAGCCCTAAGTATATATTcttcacacagatttttttttttttttctcaaaacagaaaaaagaggtTATTGCTCCTACATTTCAATATTCATGGCTTTATCAATTAGGGGTGGATCAAGAGGCTCAAAGGAAAGAAGACaatgaaagaaatcaaaaatgCCTATGTAGTTTGGTGCTGTGTACTTGAGGCTGGCAATACTGATGGGCTTGCACTGTTTAACTGAACAGCATAGCCCCTGTTTACTCTGCTGCACACTCTTTGGTCCCTTATTGGGCTAACATAGGATgccaaaataaatgaagaaatgctCACTCCTCAGTGTAATGCTTAGACACTTTAGAAACATCTTGGCACCACAGTCCTCCTTACAGAGAAACTAGGCTCAACACATTGTGTTGTTgctcttttgtttctctcttaTCTCAGAGACATCTCACCTTCCATTTTTAAGATTAGTCCCATTTGATCAGATGCAACCCTTGCAAAAGGGTACAGTGAAGCAAACCAGACACCAAACAGCTCCCCAAAGAGTAGCACTATGTATTCTATGTTTCtaaaattctgcatttattcTACAAGTTAAGACTACAGAACAATATCTTATTGAAACTCAGCTTTTGATACAGTATGATTACTACAGCTCAGGTAATAAATAATATTACAGTTTTAGATTTGTGTTATTTAAGTATTGCATGCTAGTTACTAGGCACTTGCCTCATAACTGCCATTAAAACAATTTCAGAGAGAAGCAAAGactacagaaacatttctgagtAAATATGAACAGATGCAGTTTACTTATGtctaaaacacaaaacaagggTATATAACATTATGCATCAGAATTAACTtcagcaaatatattttcctcatGAAATTGGTTATTGCTAAGAAAAAACATCACACCAACATGTTCTTTGtgaatttgttgtttttctaaGTATTGGAATTTGTTGCACAAGAATAAATTTCTTAGCTAAATCAATATAGACTAATCAGAAGCTAACAAATCTGCTTCAATGGATGGTACAGCATCAGAAGAGCTCCTAAGCAGGTATGTGGAAAATCAGTTCCTCCCTAAAGACTGGAAACCTATTTCAAAACTTAACACTATTAACACTGGTATAAGAGGTACAGCAATGAACACATACCTTCATAAGCACAATTAAAATATGAGACTCCTACAGAAAATTTCAACCctcagttttatatttaatacaaaGCACATGggcattgaaaaaaaaaaccaagttgTGCATtattacatttaatattttcacaaGATTTACAAGTTTACTAATTGGTTTAAGATTCAAATTGATTTTACAGTGACATGAAATTTTGTTCCACaagtatttctgaataaaagcCTTAACAGTACTTGAGGACAATATTTTACATTGCAACTCTGCATTCCATGAAGCACTACTTTGCGATAAATCCCCTCCTCCATGCAGAAGCATGCTGGTTATTAACACCTGCAATGTCAATAACTATCtatttacaaatataaacaCCTTTAAACAATAACCACTACACCCCTCAGTAACACTCAAGATACATCTTTTCCTTTGCATATAgatgtatttaagaaaaaagaccATAGTTATTTCCTACAAAGCCCAGTTtgttaaatttataaaaatctgGACCGAACAGTGATACTTGCTCTTCTCTGAGGACAAGGCAACCTGCTGCAGGATTACCATCtattttacagacaaaaaataGTGTTTCCAGAATTCAGAAACACCTGTATTTTCCTGAGCAGCACTGTTCTTCTCTCTCAGAAGCTATAAGTACTCCCTGACTTCTCTCTCCTCACCCCACCACAGATTTACCACTCTTCATTCTTAAAAAGTGTCACCATTCAAAAAAGCCCTTGAATAAGCATCTCCTTGTTGGAAAGGTGCTGTAGCCTCATAAGCTTCACTTATAGAAAGGGAGAGCCAGCATCACACTCAGTTCCTAAAATTTGTAGTTAGGACTGTCGACAGGACttgaaaaattgtttcctgtgGTTCCAGCTTAGTTTTCCGAGGTacaaactgcagaaaacaaagatcTGCCACACCATTAACAACATTTCTACCTGCTGTCAGATTGACACCTATGTTTAAAACATAAACTTTAAGGTACATCTTAAGTCACTGCAGTCAAACCGAAAATTTTCAGTTCACCAAGGCTTTGCCTTGCTTTGAAAAACGTGCTTAAAAGTTGCTCTGCTTTCTAAACTGTTACTGAGAAGGGATGTGGCAAAAGAAGCACTGCTTTCAATAGGTAACATATTGAAATTGTTCCAAAACTTCTACTACTTTACTTCTGATCTGCTTTTCTTAACAGAGGGAACATAAGTTAGAAGCTCCAAGtatgtttaaataataaaaagcttgCTGACCTCTACCAGGTGCATATCTGAAATAACCATTTCCTAATTAAAcctattaatgaaaaaaaaaaatcaccttctgCTCCACTAGCAGTTTGCAGAAGAGCAACAGAATGCTATTTCAGAAACATCCCTAGTGAAGCTGGTACAAGACAAAACTTTCAATATAGCAGATATGCAAAAATCTGCTATTTTGATATGAACTTTGTGTGAAGACAAAACCCGAATACTTACATTTGGGAACAAATTACAATAGTGACAATGGGAAAAGCTAAGTCAGTACAGGATGTTATTGTCAAGACAGCAAATCAACAATAAAGCCTGTTCTATTTGAAACAGATTCTTGGTGAGTATGGTGGTAACCATATACtggagaaactgaaaacaaaacagaaaggtAGGACCCTTAATTCAACCTGGGTTTTCTATTTAAAGAGGTGGAGGTCCTGGAGTGGGAAATATAATGTAAGTTAAGACTATCACACTGCATGGacaagaaagcaaaactaaaaattcACAACATCAGCTTACTTAAGCCATCAAATGTTAGGCCATGACACAAGCTACAATAACTGTCTGAAGTACCCTGTCCATACTACAGGGCATGAAAACCATTGGTGAGCAGCTaagaagaaatgaaacactCTTTGCTTTCATACCCGTGACTAACTACAGACCCAGCTTGTATAACACTTCCAGCAAGTGAAGTATGTgctcaaatatttctgtttacaaAACAGAATGGTGCATGTGAAGCCATGATGACTCATTTAACTTATTTAGGTCAGTAGCAAGCACTGTAGCAAAACCGACTCACACTTGGTATCTTTCATACTTTGATGAATGGAAAGGAGATGGTTTCATGAATGACCCCATGCCCAAGATAAGTACAAATTTATCTtgtttaattaataataatcaGCAGTGACTGAAGGTCTAAAAGTTTTGCTGCACTGCATACAATTTATCACCTTTGAAGTTCAAGAGACTGTCTTCTCAACCATGAGGATTTAGATGGGTTCAGACTTAGGAGTGGTATTTTTGCACCAGTAGCATTACTTCAGTGTCCTCTATAAACCTTCATTAGCTGAGTGTCTGTTCCTATTAACACAAAACTATCACTGCTTCCCATTCCCAACACTACCTCTTCAAGAAAAATGCCCAACCACTTAACAGCCCTTTGTACAGTATAAGCCTGATGACAAAATTATAAAACTTCACATTGCTGTGATACTAAATATTACATAAAGAATCAGAAACATAATGTAATAGTaaagtgcagaaagaaaaaaaaaaaggtggctTATTTAAtagaacagaaaaggaatttctattattttactTGAAATTCACAAATGAcccattaaaatattaacagaaattATCTTAAGCATGCTAATAAACCACCCTCTCACCCTTATTTGCTTTATATGCACGGTTGCTTCAGTGACACTGCAAAAATTGTGCTGAAGTTTACTTAAGAGCTTTCAGGCAATCAATATTCATTCACTCAGCCACAGCTGAAGACATATAaagcttcaaaacaaaatgattttttaagaaaatcataatattttacaaatgaaaacatgataCCAACAAATTACCCCACTTTTTAGTGTGAGCAGATGATGCATGGGATCAATATATTTAGAAGTTACTAAAAAATGGAATTGCAATTAAATCACTAAATGCAAATATCTATCCTTAGTTCTACTATCAGCTGCTTCTAACAGTACCTAACACTGATTCTCTTGTTGCCAGCTTCCCACTCAGAAAAAACAAGTAACAGCAGCAATGTCCTATTGTGCGAGTATTTTATGTACTATTTGTGCAGTGTGACAGAATCTTTTGTATGCTATGAAAGTCTTATTTATACTTGGAAAGGTTTATTGAATTATTATTgagtatttttgtttaaaactatTGTCCCAaagctgaggggtttttttgcttcgTTTTCCAGAAAGTTTTAACATATTTTAGCTTCTCATGGCTCAACAATGAGACAAACCCAGCTCTTCAACTGTGAATACCAAGCTAGGTAGGAAACAAGCTACGTGAGCAGCTCAGGTTTCCACAATATGCTCTGTCACACACTGCCTCTGTGGGTCCCTCTTCTCTAGCTCAAATATTAGCAAAGAGACTTGCTTAATATAGGATATAGAACGTAACAGCAAAGCTTCTGCATGGACTGCACAGCAcgttgaattaaaaaataaaaatccagaagaaCTCACAGTCAGATACTACTAAGGAGGcattaaagcaaataaagcataaaagtgataaaagaaaaaaaagaaattaaagcaaagctgtttaGAACTCTTCATAACCTAAGttacacaataaaataaatcgTAACAGCAGccagagataaaagaaacagcaataaGCCCTGGTCTCTGTCTCTCATTTCTACAGCTACAGACAGCAGCAGTCTACTATTTGTAAGCAAGAACTACCACAAATCTTTATAATGGGCATCCTCCAGTAAAATAATACaacatttctgtgcttcagcCACAACAAAACATATGCAgagttaaataataaaaatccaaaagaaacaaaaatccctaGGGTTTTGATAAAACCCTTATCACAATGACTATGGAAGATTTCTGAATTTCTATCTACAGGCATAAACAACACTGTTTTGATTATATTCACTCATTTTGTCAATTCTGTGCATGAAAAGTAATTGCCACAGGTCCCCTGAGTTCAGCGAATATTTTATTGAAGTTGAAAGATTATAAAGATAAATGTAGAAAAACCCATTAAAACAATAGAAGTTGGTACTGTAAGTCCACAAAAAACAATTactacattaaagaaaaaatccaagaaaaatacCATCCATTACAGCATTAAATCTTGGTTCAGCATGTAGACAAACTGTTTGTATACTGAATTGGAAAGAAATGCTACTGCTGGCAAAGAGGAAAGCtagaggaggaaggaagagcaAAACAACAAAGCTCAGATAGGAACCACATGGAGTCACTGCCCTCAGACAAATGTATGTGAACATTATAGCAGGGAGACAACACTCTCCCCCCAAGgtcacacacaaaaatgttgTTTAACAAGATAAGGGgatcaaatatttttgtcaagTAAATAAAGGATCACAGTTCAACTGTTTACAGAATTTCAGATGTTATGGTCTATTCTTACCTTTTGCAGGCTAGTAGGATTTAGCTGGGTTTTATCTATTATTTTCACAGCaaccttgggaaaaaaaataaacaattactATACCCAGAAAAAGGTTTGAACAAAATGTAttgaacaaaaatatattgcaCCTCTGTGAGCAAGAGCATAGATGCATCTCTAAAAcgtgcatgtatatatatatatacttctATACATTTAATCAAACAAAATTCTCTAACCTATTAAAATTTACCAGCAGGAGTTTGGAACTTTGCCACCAAAGAATCAGTTTTATACTTCTGTCTGTGTTTGGACTGAACAATGTTATCTTGTCCACTGTTATCTTGTCCAGGCCCTCCAAACACAAGATTTATCTATTAACAAATCACCAATATCAATATCTGCACCTCAATacatttctcttcagttttagAAATGGTTGGGGATGAACAGACACCTTCCCAGCCCCAAAATACCATTTGATGCACAACAAACATTTTGATCCTTTCACCAAGaagctatattttaaaaaggggaTGGGTGGGAGGTTAGGTGGAAACTCAGACATGTCAGGTAACAACTTCTATGTCCTGAAACAGCCTCTAGAAGAAATACTTATTATAAACATAGCCAAAGAAAAATCAGGCtatcagccttttttttttttttttttcaagtcttaCCTCTCTTCCAGTAAGCACATGCCTTGCCAGCTTCACTTTggcaaaatttccttttcctattgTTTTCAGCAAGCGATAATTTCCAATGTGAGGATGCTCCTCATTTGTGGATGTGATGGAGTTCCTACATCGTGGGATATTTTGTCTGCTACTTGACTTAATAGGCTGGATGTGTGGTTCAGTGTATCCATCAACAGAGGTGTGCTGTAAGGCAGACAAAATAGTTGGGAATTTAGCTACTTGGATTTTAGACAATTGCAACAGAATAGACCACAATCATAAAAAGGTGTAAAGGggagtaatttatttaatttttacaatatAACTGATAACTCTGGATGGCAGCCcaaggaaaaaatgcttcagGCAGAGTTCGATACATGTCTCACAAAAAAGGCTGCAGAAAGATTTTAccatttccaaaagcaaaactAGGTATCTAGGCAGTAATCTACAAACCATTACAGGCTTTTTTAAACATGCTAAACCACACAGTATAGCACTATGTTGCAGATAAATTTGTCTAATCATAATCAAAGttagtcttttaaaaataacgCTGTACAAAATATACTTGTACCTTATTGCATATTTGGAAATAAGGTTTCACTCTATTTTTTGTTAACTTTCTGCAGTCAAATGACAtcaccatattttttttcaagtaagCTTTGTTCCCCAAACATGTTTGCatcttttaaattcttattcAAGTAGCAAACTATCtacatctttatttaaaaataactattcTTTAAAACTCCATAAGatgacataaaatattttaaatctcagaAGTCAGAAGAACTAAaaggaagttatttttaatgcatgcCAACACATCATCCCACATTAAATGTTAGTCACTGAAGTCTGCAGTGCTTCTGTACTCTAACTTCCAAGTATATAAGGGGCAAGTTACAGATGGGGCTTGGAATTGTTCCAAGGAGAAAccaaagtaatgaaaaatgtcaAAGGAGTGCTAActgtttcagtatttcaaatacTTTCTAAGAGTGGCAGATGGGTACAAATGTTTAACAGGTAAAATTTAGCTTCTAATCTTTTAAGTTACAGACTTTGAAGGCTGGCAAATACTGGAGGTAGAAAGAGTGTCTTCCCAGAGCAGATTTTAGATTTGTAGCAGAAAGGCATGCTTACTCCCAGCTAAGCATAAAGCACCGACAGACACCTGAATATTTTCCCATTACTGATTGCCTCAATTAAAAAGTAGATGCCTTTGTACAGAGCACTAACAAGTTCCTAGATCTTTGACCTTAAGCTGAAAGCAGAATCTGAGGGCAGCTGGAGTTTTACTGCTTctcccaatatccaacctaacACTGGGCTGTGCTGATCTCATCCATCATTCCtaatggaattattttcacATACAACCAGAATTTAAAGCAGTACTTCCAGCTTCAGTGTGCATTTGTTGAGATACTGAATCCAATGTGGATCAATCCCCACCTGTAAGCAGTCTGGCTTTACAGACAGTCCCACTGAACCGGGCAAGATTATTTCAGGACATGAGCAGTAGTGGAATCGGGTAAAGCAGCAAACAGCTGCAACACAACCGGAAAAAACAAGGAGTATACCACAACCAGAATGTTCTTCCCAAATGTAGCACAACCCTGCTTACATCACCTTCAGCATTATTAATTATTCACTATGGCCAAGAGAACAGccctaaatataattttgtttgtcttttcattGCATGAGTCCTTCTGCAAAGTACTACTGTAACTCCCACTGCAAAACTGTTTTCCAAATTACTGGAGAACCAAGCAAGCCAGGCATGTTTAGATTCTGTATATCAGACAAATTTATTCAGTTATGAAATAACACACTAGTAATAGTATTTACTCTTTAGAAGCAcatcattaaaatgttttctgtggaCTCTGAAAGAGAAGAtcagaaaagcagctccaggcaAACAGGCTTTGAATCATTCCTTCAGCATCGGACACCAGTCCCACACATGATAAACCACAGCCCAAAGAAAAGTCTCCCCTAAAAATACACCCTGCAAAATCAGTACCTCTATGGTGCTAACAATGAATATTTCAGCTGTACTTAGAACCCAATCCAGGGCTACAGCACTGTGCTACACAAGTAAGGTTTAGAAGTCTTTGAGCCTCTTTGCTCAGTGAATTACATCTTCACTACAGGAAATACAATGCCTACCAGAAGCATTAGCAATCCTAATATCAGTTGCCAATTTCATATGCTTCACAGGATTAGCCTACTCCCTGCAGATACCTGAAGGGATCTCTTAGAGAAACAGCTGAACAGACTCAACCAATGCCATGGGCAAAAAGGAAGATGCCTTCACAGGATACACCATTTAAATACAGATTAAACAAAGAAAGCATTATTGAATCAAAATGACACTATAACAGTACAAAAcctgaagaggggaaaaaaagtaataagGTTCACAGTCATGATGATTCTGGATTTTGGTctttttgagacagaaaaactAAGCCACTTTGGATGGCTCCTAATTATTTCTTCACAAACAGATTATCTTCAGAGTTAACCAACCATTCTTTCCAGCTATACCCAAGGATGACAGAAATCATGCATAAAGAAGGTCAAATTTCCTAGTTTGAGAGccacacaaataaatacatacaattTCTGAATCAGAACATCACTGaatgaaattcaaattattcTTGCAATAGGCCTCTTTTCTGCACATGAACAACTTGCTATTGTTGGAAGGTAAAGACAAATTTCAAGTAGAAACTTATCAACTTCTAGAAATCAACATCCAGTGAAACTGAAACAGAAGattaagaagtaaaaaaaataaataaaaatcaaggtCAAATAACAGTATGTCAAAGATTATTTCCAAAGAATACTGAAGCTGAATTTCACAGAAGTATGCAACATCCACAGTCTAGAAGGCCAGGCTACATAGTTTTCAGATCCTTCTTGTCCATTACAATATGTTCATTCATTATGCATCAACTACTATGTGGCTACTTAAAATGCCATTTCAGTAGAACAATCTCTaaattctgagaaaattttCAGGGTGCTGGAAACAAGAGGGCTGTAAAAACCAACACTCTCCTTAAAGTTCACTGTCATCTAAAAACAATTCCAGCCAACAAGCTGCATTTCCCACACAGGGCTTTAATTAGAGATTGTTATTTCACTAGATACcctgttttatatatataaagaaatatatatgtgcacacacacaaaacataGTAGGAAACACTACCTTACTAGTACATCATAAACATGACCCAATATATTCAATTTATGTCAGCGTAAAATAAAGTCTCTAGAAATAACCACATAAAATTAAAggtttcttaaaataaaatgtaattttaaacaaaagtagGGTGAAGCAATAACAAGTTTAGAGCTGAAACAGTTTATTAGAGCATTTTGGTATTTTGCACATTagtcaagtattttaaaataagaaaataacctgtgcaaaacaaaatccactTTTTCAGGAACCtcaaaaaagtatttctagCATTCAATTTTAAATCGCAAAAGAAGAGAGCTCTATTAACATTTACTGCTCcatattatttctgtttctgacgTGTTTCATCAAACATTCAGGGCTGTTGCAGAAAGCCAAGGGCAGTAAGACCACAAGAGAGTTAACCTAACCCATTGCTTCTCAAAGCtatccttttctttgtttaccCAAGGTACCTTTGCCAAAGCAAGATGACCTGATGGCCAGACACATTGGCTCAAACAAAGTGCAGAAGAACTAACCCCACCAAGTAGGTACAATGTGTGGCTTTCACTACTTTACATATTCAGCATCCTTTAGCCACTTACTAGCCACTGGAGTGGTACTCTCAGGGATTATACACTGTAATCAAACTTACATCACCTATATTAACTGCTGCTACAGCTTGGTCTTAAAAATTCCCCCAAATCAATCCAGTCACCAATCCACACAGCCTTTCTCAAACAACATTGAAGGCCTCCATAGTCCTTCATAGTAAGAGGGTAATTTCCACACATCAGTCTGCCTACAAACACACCTCACTTGATTAAACAAACCTCTTAGTCCTGAATTTTCCCCATCTTGATTTATCAAAAGGCAAATTCTTCAGTAAAGTCAGCCCATGGAGAAAAAGTCTGCATATGCAGTTCTAGAAAAGGCAAATCATCACACTTTTCTCTCTTGTTATTATCTATCCTGTCCTGGACATAAGTATGTATCTTGCAGccaatttttatatttgcaacTCCTACCATTTACAAGCATGTGCCATACACATGAGCATTTGTAACAGCTGTCATATTTtgcaaatatgcaaatatttttcaaaatagctAGCCCAGACAGAGGGAATCTGAAGGGTTCTAAATAGCTCTGATCTGCAAAAGCTTTGCTCttaatatatgtataatatagTGGGAAACATTCCTTTACTAGTACACCATAAACATGACTCCTGATATACTCAGTTTATGTTGGCATAAAATAAAGTCTCtagaaataaacacataaaattagatatttcttaaaatacaatggcaggaaaggaaaggggacAAAGATGTGAAATATTGTCCTAgatgtccagctgctgtcatgCTGCTGTCTGTCATTATTGCTTAGGACCTAAGAGCTTCTAGCAAGCCACCTCAAGCAAGATTTCTGCTGAAGCAACAATCAAACTAAACTGAAAGAGGCCAATTTCTTGAAAGCTCTTGGTAAACCTCGAAGTAGAAGCCATCAAAGATGTTCAGATGAGCTTGTTCTGCATCATGTGTCAAGAGCATCCAGGTGGTACAGGAATGATGCAAACTGCATACAACTAGAGTACCTGATCCCCCAGTTAGGGGCAGAAGGGGATTCTCTCCCCTTCCAGGTAAGGCTCACATCTGCACAAAACCACACCTTACTCCTGCCACATGTACCTATCACATACTGCAATTCCTAAAGCACCTCTGCTCCAATAGAGCACTATctaatttttcctctcagataTGTGAGGAAGTGCTTTTGAAGGGGCAATTTAAAAGACTGAATGTATAtacacatgattttttttcccataatttCTTCACAGCAATTAAATTCATACTAGATTGTGAATGCATGATAAACTTTGCTAttaaaaacac includes:
- the MARK1 gene encoding serine/threonine-protein kinase MARK1 isoform X6 gives rise to the protein MSTRTPLPTVNERDTENHTSVDGYTEPHIQPIKSSSRQNIPRCRNSITSTNEEHPHIGNYRLLKTIGKGNFAKVKLARHVLTGREVAVKIIDKTQLNPTSLQKLFREVRIMKILNHPNIVLSPTPQLQGPTL